The DNA region CTTAAAAATGCTAGCAGCAACATAGCGAGTCGAACAACTTTGTTGGGTGCCgattttgatgaaaaaaatctGCATACAcgattagtttttttatttataagctTGGTGACaatcttctaattttattttcgtAAATACCAACTATGGTATTCATGATGATAcgataaatttaaacaataatataaatctcCTTAATTGGCTCAAAGATGTATGAAGTCGttctaatatattaacattgaCTGTGGCAACTACTTTTTGCAAGACATAATGTTGATTTTTGTATAAGTCAATGGCTCTAAACTTTAGAAATTTGTTAATATCATATACAAGTTCTAGcttcaaattgaattttaatccTACTTAATATGATAATTACATAAGTAGACATTCCAATTTCAAACTCtgaaaactttataatttagACATTATGACAAGAAGAATTGTCTAAAAAATGTTGTCACATGGTTTAAATCATAACCCTCACTATTTAGGATtcttaataaaatgaatattgaaCTAAAGAGGATAATAAGCAAACCACCTATCGACCATCGCAAGACATTCCTTAGGCATCGACTCCGGGGCGGTGTGACCTCCTCCCTAACCAAATCCAAAGAATTGATTAGTGCAAATTATAACCTAATAGTCCAAAAAACTCGCTCTTTATcgcaatcaattatttttatgtaaaatcatCTACCTTCAAAGTTGCAAACGTCAAGCGAAATTTGCTATGTTTTGATGCATACTCCTCCATATAGCTACACACACCACCATAACGTTTCAATTAGAAGCAATGTTTATTCATCTTAatgtttagaataaaaaaaaattcttccaTCATACctataaacaatttatatataaaaaaaacattcaaaacaTACCCTGCAACTTGGCCATCTACTAGCCAAGGTTCCCAGTCGTTAATATTGGTTAAGTTAAGAGATCTTATCCAAGTTCGTGTGCCCAAATAAGGCGTAACCATGTCATGATCCCCGCTGAAaccaaatcaaaatattaatactcaTAAAGAAATAGTCTATTAAGATCAATGCGTAAACTAACACCTGTATATTAAAACACGTAAATTCTTCTTAGTGAGATTTCGATGATAATTCAACGTGCTTTGTAAATCAAACGTGTAATCTAAGCTTGTATTGCACCTCGACCACTCTTTCTTTGTCCCCTGGTCAATGAAtcatacatattttaatataaaaaaacattagttataaaacttattataattaGGATTGTCAGATAATAATTTGCAAACTTGTAAccttctttttatatattaataaaaaaataatagatttatTGCAAACCTCCCTAACGTGAAGAGCATTTTGTACAGCTTCATCATTAGCCCAAGTATCTGCCATGAGATGGTTATATTCCtgcatattttaataaattattatttaatctaaataaacaattaataaataaataaattagcttACCCTACAGAATTTGTCAGGGGATGGTGTGCTGattcttgaaaaaataaaatctgatgGCCTCAGCAATGAATTTCCTCTTATTGAGGAAAATGCGTTACAATTTGGTTCCAATATATGTGCTCCCAATATTTTCTTAATGCACTATAAAATCACAGTACGATTATCAGTAAAAATCAAATACGTGACTTTTACTCGTTTAATGAAATAATCATACGACCTTGGTGACGATTTGAAGGTCCAGCTTGCATTTGGTATTGCCAGAGTCCACATGAACATAATCCCCATTGCAACTTTCTTTAACAGACTGaaatagaataattatttataaatattttgaattatttacacaattaatgggtaattaattaaagtaagtAAATAAATGACCTCGTAAATCTCATCAGATATGAGTGACATACGATGAGAAAAAGGAATCACTGAATTTGCATCTTCAAATTCATCTGTTGTTGGATTCCCAAGTAAATAACCCTACAACCAATAAATAATcctaattaattcattttaaactaatatacttttataaacaaaattattaatacataatatGTAACCTTAAGATTGATTCTAGGCTCTTGTTTAACTTCATTACCTaccaaacaaaacataaaagataaataatcaaacaatatatttattaagtcaataaaataagttatttggtTACGTACCATTCAAAATTTCTTGAAGCAAGAGCGGAACAACCATACCGGAGTAGTCATCCCCGCCTATATACACCGAATTTCTTAGAAACTTTGGATGTTCGGTTAGCCACTGTTACGAAGAAGAAAAAAACCGTCAAGAACCCAATCAATTCGGATATTTGGATCTAGAGtttgttttcttaatttcttgtgATTAATCTTATATACCTTCTTTAGGAAATCACATGTTTGAGATGCTGATATTGCATCATTGATGTTAGAATAGCCCTGCCCACTTATTGAATAGGAGAAACCAGTGCCCACAGGAGCATCTATGAATATAATATTAGCAACCtacaaaattaaatgaattgaaaacaaaattaattattgatccAAAACTAAACCATTATCTCAACTAGTATATGTAAACAATCTTATCAAAAACATTTAAGCATAAATGtatatttctaattaaaaattgaaagataattaataatgaagtgccacttatttaataaaaatatgtttttgagataacataataaaataatttaatcttaaGCAATCCCATATGAAAGCTCAAACCCAACCACTATCTTTTGTTCATGAACCtaaaaaaatgaacttttcACCTGCCTTTGACATTAAAATGTTAtgatatatgaatattttaccTTAGTCCATGAGTATTGATTCaacaataacgacggtaaatcCTCATTATAGGTTGTATAATCAAACGCCAATGGACCTGCAATAAAATTAACTAACCAGAATCATGAAGGGTTCATAAGTTGACGATAAACATGAATTACAAGTAATTTAATGATACCGATTTCATATAAGAGAGACGATAATCCAGAACATCCAGGACCGCCGGCGAGCCATAATAGAAGAGGGTCCGTTTTCGGATTACCCTCGGATTCAATGAAGTAATAGAACAATTGCAAATCATCCTCTAATCCTACTCCCACATACctaatgttaataataataataataattagatagaaattaatgtaaataagacatataattaaacttaataaattacCCAGTCTCAAGCTTAAAAGGAAGTTTTTTTGAATATCCAGGAAGGAAATCAACAAGGGATTGAACTGTTGAAAGAACCGCCAGGATTAAGACTAgaataagaagaaaataaattgatCGGACATCCATTTCTCATCGCCGGTTaattaaatctgattgatgcatgcagatatataaatatcttcttcttcttcttaggaAAGACCTTTCAAATACTATAAAATTCAATCTTCTAAAGTTTTGGACATgatatatattaagattatatatagataggtcttaattaattagtcagaaaatatacttttaattGTTGTTTGCTTGCACGTtcgtttttattatatatatgaacaagAGAATTGATcatatatcatattattaattaattaattaattagaatctGATTCTTCTTTATAATTTACTACTTTGAGCTAAATAGAAGCCTCTCATGAAGTCAAACTTGtaatgaaacaaattatttatattttcagtcAAGAAGAAGCCAATATAGATATGTGTTTTAAGAAATAAAggttattttggattttttttagaataattaagttaaaacgtcattttattaaaatttaaatttaagtaagaatattttaatattatgataaatgaagtcaattgatattttaataaaagtaagaatattttaatattattaatcgaTAGAAGATGATTTTaagaaatacaaaataaatcttGTAGATAAAAAGTGTAGAAGAACCATAAATGATTCTcattaatgaaagagaaaaaaagtaaatagaaaaatacaagTTTATTTGTTTAACACTTAATGAGTCATTAAGAAGTTTcttaaatcttatttttattattcattatacAATTAAGTGAAACATGTTTGTGACTTTGTGTACATGtaaatctaacattttaacaaaactattaataatattgtgTGTGAATCTAACAtgttaatgaatatttatttgttttaacaagaTAAATATGAATGGAGTTGAATTGAGTAATATGCATTCGGAATTGTCAAAGcccaattcaaaataaataatttgttctatattaattatttacatatcccaagctttaaaaaaaattagttatgttaattatataatagtaacaaaaattttatattacccaattctctatttaaatatatttttttctaagtccatccaaaattttaaattaatattttcttttattaatttttttttttttacttttagaGATATCAAATGTTATAGAATTTCAATCTTACactaattgaataataaaaacatgtatgaatgaaaattgaaataattaggCTTTGTTCATcggaattattaaaataatctagagaatgaaaaacaatgattaatgatgattttaaaaag from Impatiens glandulifera chromosome 5, dImpGla2.1, whole genome shotgun sequence includes:
- the LOC124939618 gene encoding serine carboxypeptidase-like 13 codes for the protein MDVRSIYFLLILVLILAVLSTVQSLVDFLPGYSKKLPFKLETGYVGVGLEDDLQLFYYFIESEGNPKTDPLLLWLAGGPGCSGLSSLLYEIGPLAFDYTTYNEDLPSLLLNQYSWTKVANIIFIDAPVGTGFSYSISGQGYSNINDAISASQTCDFLKKWLTEHPKFLRNSVYIGGDDYSGMVVPLLLQEILNGNEVKQEPRINLKGYLLGNPTTDEFEDANSVIPFSHRMSLISDEIYESVKESCNGDYVHVDSGNTKCKLDLQIVTKCIKKILGAHILEPNCNAFSSIRGNSLLRPSDFIFSRISTPSPDKFCREYNHLMADTWANDEAVQNALHVREGTKKEWSRCNTSLDYTFDLQSTLNYHRNLTKKNLRVLIYSGDHDMVTPYLGTRTWIRSLNLTNINDWEPWLVDGQVAGYMEEYASKHSKFRLTFATLKGGGHTAPESMPKECLAMVDRWFAYYPL